A single region of the Massilia sp. erpn genome encodes:
- the tldD gene encoding metalloprotease TldD, whose protein sequence is MKPFEPNLSSLAVAREVLLTPFGLDEGKLLKALGSMFTHKVDYADLYFQFTKNEGWSLEEGIVKTGSFSIDQGVGVRAVSGDKTAFSYSDEISERALLEAAAATRTIARAGAGKIKVASSMQPQGVRSLYLPHDPIDSLDATAKVKLLERVEKMARAKDPRVVQVMAGLAGEYDVVLVTRSDGVLAADIRPLVRVSVTVIVEQNGRREMGSAGGGGRYDYSYFSDALLQQYADEAVKSALVNLDARPAPAGPMTVVLGPGWPGILLHEAVGHGLEGDFNRKGSSTFSGRIGERVAAKGVTVVDDGTLADRRGSLNMDDEGNPTQCTTLIEDGILKGYIQDTMNARLMKMPVTGNARRESFAHLPMPRMTNTYMLGGDKDPGEILASVKNGLYAVNFGGGQVDITNGKFVFSASEAYMIEDGKITYPVKGATLIGNGPEVMNRISMIGNDMRLDPGVGVCGKEGQSVPVGVGQPTLRIDGVTVGGTAG, encoded by the coding sequence ATGAAACCATTTGAACCCAATCTGTCCTCGCTGGCGGTGGCGCGCGAGGTGCTGCTGACGCCTTTCGGCCTGGACGAGGGCAAGCTGCTGAAAGCCCTGGGCAGCATGTTTACGCACAAGGTCGATTACGCCGACCTGTACTTCCAGTTCACCAAGAACGAGGGCTGGAGCCTGGAAGAGGGCATCGTCAAGACCGGCAGCTTCTCGATCGACCAGGGCGTCGGCGTGCGCGCCGTGTCGGGCGACAAGACCGCCTTCTCCTATTCCGACGAGATTTCCGAACGCGCCCTGCTGGAAGCGGCGGCCGCCACGCGCACCATCGCGCGCGCCGGCGCCGGCAAGATCAAGGTCGCCTCCAGCATGCAGCCGCAGGGCGTGCGCTCGCTGTATCTGCCGCACGACCCCATCGACTCGCTCGATGCCACGGCCAAGGTCAAGCTGCTGGAACGCGTCGAGAAGATGGCGCGCGCCAAAGACCCGCGCGTGGTGCAGGTGATGGCCGGCCTGGCCGGTGAATACGATGTGGTGCTGGTCACGCGCAGCGACGGCGTGCTGGCGGCCGATATCCGCCCGCTGGTGCGCGTTTCGGTGACGGTGATCGTGGAGCAGAACGGCCGCCGCGAAATGGGTTCGGCCGGCGGCGGCGGCCGCTACGACTACAGCTATTTCAGCGATGCCCTGCTGCAGCAGTATGCCGACGAGGCCGTGAAATCGGCGCTGGTGAACCTGGACGCGCGTCCGGCGCCGGCCGGTCCGATGACCGTGGTGCTGGGCCCGGGCTGGCCCGGCATCCTGCTGCATGAGGCGGTGGGCCATGGCCTGGAAGGCGACTTCAACCGCAAGGGCTCGTCCACCTTCTCCGGCCGCATCGGCGAACGCGTGGCGGCCAAGGGCGTGACCGTGGTCGACGACGGCACCCTGGCCGACCGCCGCGGCTCGCTGAATATGGACGACGAGGGCAACCCGACCCAGTGCACCACCCTGATCGAGGACGGCATCCTGAAAGGCTATATCCAGGATACGATGAATGCGCGCCTGATGAAGATGCCGGTGACCGGCAATGCGCGCCGCGAATCGTTTGCCCACCTGCCGATGCCGCGCATGACCAACACCTATATGCTGGGCGGCGACAAGGACCCGGGCGAGATTCTGGCTTCGGTGAAAAACGGCTTGTACGCGGTGAACTTCGGCGGCGGCCAGGTCGACATCACCAACGGCAAGTTCGTCTTCTCGGCCAGCGAAGCGTATATGATCGAGGACGGCAAGATCACCTACCCGGTCAAGGGTGCCACCCTGATCGGCAACGGCCCCGAGGTGATGAACCGCATCTCCATGATCGGCAACGATATGCGCCTCGATCCGGGCGTGGGTGTGTGCGGCAAGGAAGGCCAGAGCGTGCCGGTCGGCGTCGGCCAGCCGACCCTGCGCATCGATGGCGTGACTGTCGGCGGCACCGCCGGCTAA
- a CDS encoding carbon-nitrogen hydrolase family protein — MHTVAAVQMISTPDVAANIAAARRLIGQAATTGAQLVLLPEYWAIMGLSDSDKVAHAEALGQGPIQDFMAAMAREHGIWLLGGTLPLASDDPERVINTTLVYDPAGRHVGRYDKIHLFGFTKGTESYDEARTIVPGRSVGTVDTPLGKVGLSVCYDLRFPELYRAMGPLSLIVVPAAFTYTTGKAHWEVLLRARAIENQCYVLAAAQGGQHVNGRRTWGHSMLIDPWGEVKTVLAEGEGVVHGQVDLDFLAGVRASLPALQHRTM, encoded by the coding sequence ATGCATACCGTTGCCGCCGTACAGATGATTTCCACGCCCGACGTGGCCGCCAATATCGCCGCCGCGCGCCGCCTGATCGGCCAGGCCGCCACCACGGGCGCCCAGCTGGTGCTGCTGCCCGAATACTGGGCCATCATGGGCTTGAGCGACAGCGACAAGGTGGCCCATGCCGAGGCGCTGGGCCAGGGGCCGATCCAGGACTTCATGGCGGCCATGGCGCGCGAACACGGCATCTGGCTGCTGGGCGGCACCTTGCCGCTGGCTTCGGACGATCCCGAGCGCGTCATCAACACCACCCTGGTGTACGACCCGGCCGGCCGCCATGTGGGACGCTACGACAAGATCCACCTGTTCGGCTTTACCAAGGGCACGGAAAGCTATGACGAGGCGCGCACCATCGTGCCCGGCCGCAGCGTCGGCACAGTCGATACGCCGCTGGGCAAGGTCGGCCTGTCGGTCTGCTACGACCTGCGCTTCCCCGAGCTGTACCGCGCCATGGGGCCGCTGTCCCTGATCGTGGTGCCGGCCGCCTTCACCTACACCACCGGCAAGGCGCATTGGGAAGTGCTGCTGCGCGCGCGCGCCATCGAGAACCAGTGCTATGTGCTGGCGGCGGCCCAGGGCGGCCAGCATGTGAATGGGCGCCGGACCTGGGGCCACAGCATGCTGATCGATCCCTGGGGCGAGGTGAAGACCGTGCTGGCCGAAGGCGAGGGCGTGGTGCACGGCCAAGTCGACCTGGATTTCCTGGCCGGCGTGCGCGCCAGCCTGCCGGCGCTGCAGCATCGCACCATGTAA
- a CDS encoding YhdP family protein: protein MQNSPQHTDADEGPLAARWHRLRAAYRVANLATHHLLGFTLKLALLLYFLFALLFLVLRYAVLPNIDHYKGDFERLASRAVGNPVSIARIYASWSGLRPTFFLGDVVLRDRRGGQALHLPSVSATLSWWSVAAADVRFDALELIRPRLDVRREADGKLYVAGVQIDLEKEGEGRGADWLLAQHEVVIREGRVDWTDARRATPTLSLENVNLRMRNQWRRHQLALHATPPAAYGAPVDLRADFTHPAFAARRSNVKLWKGELYADVRGADLTAWKDYVAYPFSLERGKGNVRAWFTLDHARLAAFTADVGLQEVYAQLGKTLPPVELAELSGRIAAREVAPPARATAAPAGTPAPAFGAYGFDVSLNGFSLRTPDGVALAPAALKLHHAAAASKPARTSVQAQDFDLAVLAQLASRLPLPAFQQEVLAEAAPRGRLLQGSAEWQGGVAAFQSLRLKAQVERLGMNALAARPAQAATEAQAATPALPALPGFEQLSGAFEAGSDGGHVDLDAPGLALHLPAWFDGPPLRFQQLKLRGDWSRADGKNLRVQLDTLQFEQDGLSASISGSHLLPLNGKGPGVADFGGKLDGFQLNTIARYLPIQTPEHLRHWLTGALEDGTAHEVSLRLRGDLAHFPFKADSPDRNKGEFRIAGRLENGKLNYDPGFYAKDGKSPLWPQAEKIKGHFAFDRARMEIVGDTARTLGVALSNVKAVIPDLTIHDSVLDIDGTAAGPMQDFLKYMAASPVLEWIGHFTDETTAGGNAKLALKLHLPLNHIIESKVLGSLQLQGNDVVLWNDMPPVQQTTGKIEFNEKGVNLNNLAGTLLGGPVAINGGSQRDGAIVVKLGGNMTAEGLRKAYPMPLVQRLTGHVNGGARYSGLISVRDHQYQVSLESPLNGLGLDLPAPLKKAPADSLPLRFVLSGSAANEAGLARDEIRLGLGGGISARYQRQRQGKAPWKMVRGGIGVNVPAPEPDSGLALNVSLKALDVDQWLDLGGEIGGKGEAGKEADGPELGQYVVPDSVAARAGELILGERKLDEVVLGASRQKGVWQASVDARQVSGYVTWSEAASGSGVGKVTARLSSLIIPESAANDVKDLLESSSSSPSIPALDIVAERFELFNKPLGKLELQAYNALITSAREWRVSKLALSNADGELTGTGRWLSKDGQHNSALNFNLDIHNAGKLLERFGFADTLRNGKGKLNGEISWKGLPYDFDIPSLSGTISMNVEKGQFLKQDPGAAKLLGVLSLQALPRLLKLDFNDVFSEGLAFDGIRANASISRGIVRTENLKMHGVAATVLMEGTADIANETTNLHVVVIPEVNLGTAPLVYALAVNPVIGLGGFLAQLFLSQPVMKALTYHMQVTGPWKAPVVTKLDGAKQEGAPQRKPQG, encoded by the coding sequence ATGCAGAATTCGCCGCAGCATACCGACGCAGACGAAGGGCCGCTGGCTGCGCGCTGGCACCGCTTGCGGGCCGCCTACCGCGTCGCCAACCTGGCCACCCACCACCTGCTGGGCTTCACCCTGAAGCTGGCGCTGCTGCTGTATTTCCTGTTCGCCCTGCTGTTCCTGGTGCTGCGCTATGCGGTGCTGCCGAATATCGACCATTACAAGGGCGATTTCGAGCGCCTGGCCAGCCGCGCCGTCGGCAATCCGGTCAGCATTGCCCGCATTTACGCCTCCTGGTCCGGCCTGCGTCCCACCTTCTTCCTGGGCGATGTGGTGCTGCGCGACCGCCGCGGCGGCCAAGCCCTGCACCTGCCCAGCGTCTCGGCCACCCTGTCCTGGTGGAGCGTGGCGGCGGCCGATGTGCGCTTCGACGCGCTGGAACTGATCCGTCCCCGCCTCGACGTGCGGCGCGAAGCCGACGGCAAGCTGTATGTGGCGGGCGTGCAGATCGACCTGGAAAAAGAGGGCGAGGGCCGCGGCGCCGACTGGCTGCTGGCCCAGCACGAGGTGGTGATCCGCGAAGGCCGGGTGGACTGGACCGATGCGCGCCGCGCCACGCCCACCTTGTCGCTCGAGAATGTGAACCTGCGCATGCGCAATCAATGGCGGCGCCACCAGCTGGCGCTGCACGCCACGCCGCCGGCCGCCTACGGCGCCCCGGTCGACCTGCGCGCCGACTTCACCCACCCGGCGTTTGCCGCGCGCCGCTCCAACGTCAAGCTGTGGAAGGGCGAGCTGTATGCCGATGTGCGGGGCGCCGATTTGACGGCCTGGAAAGACTATGTGGCCTATCCCTTCAGCCTGGAACGCGGCAAGGGCAATGTGCGCGCCTGGTTCACGCTCGACCATGCGCGCCTGGCGGCGTTCACGGCCGATGTCGGCCTGCAGGAGGTGTACGCCCAACTGGGCAAGACCCTGCCGCCGGTCGAACTGGCCGAGCTGAGCGGGCGCATCGCCGCGCGCGAAGTGGCGCCGCCGGCGCGCGCCACGGCGGCCCCGGCCGGCACGCCCGCGCCCGCCTTTGGCGCCTATGGCTTCGATGTCAGCCTCAACGGTTTCTCCCTGCGCACCCCGGACGGCGTGGCGCTGGCGCCGGCCGCGCTCAAGCTGCACCATGCGGCGGCGGCCAGCAAGCCGGCGCGCACCAGCGTCCAGGCGCAGGACTTCGACCTGGCGGTGCTGGCCCAGCTGGCTTCGCGCCTGCCCCTGCCCGCTTTCCAGCAGGAGGTGCTGGCCGAGGCCGCGCCGCGCGGCCGTCTGCTGCAGGGCAGTGCCGAGTGGCAGGGCGGCGTCGCGGCCTTCCAGAGCTTGCGCCTGAAAGCCCAGGTCGAACGGCTGGGCATGAATGCGCTGGCTGCGCGTCCGGCCCAGGCCGCCACCGAGGCCCAAGCGGCCACGCCCGCGCTGCCGGCTCTGCCCGGCTTCGAGCAATTGAGCGGTGCTTTTGAAGCCGGCAGCGACGGCGGCCATGTCGACCTCGATGCGCCCGGCCTGGCCCTGCATCTGCCGGCCTGGTTCGACGGCCCGCCGCTGCGCTTCCAGCAGCTCAAGCTGCGCGGTGACTGGTCGCGCGCCGACGGCAAGAATCTGCGCGTCCAGCTCGACACCCTGCAGTTTGAACAGGATGGCTTGAGCGCCTCGATTTCCGGCAGCCACCTGCTGCCGCTGAACGGCAAGGGGCCGGGCGTGGCCGACTTCGGCGGCAAGCTCGACGGCTTCCAGCTGAACACCATTGCGCGCTATCTGCCGATCCAGACGCCGGAACACCTGCGCCATTGGCTGACCGGGGCGCTGGAAGACGGCACGGCGCACGAGGTCAGCCTGCGCCTGCGCGGCGATCTGGCCCACTTCCCCTTCAAGGCCGACAGTCCGGACCGCAACAAGGGCGAGTTCCGCATCGCCGGCCGCCTGGAGAATGGCAAGCTGAATTACGATCCCGGCTTCTACGCCAAGGATGGCAAGTCGCCGCTCTGGCCCCAGGCCGAAAAGATCAAGGGCCATTTCGCCTTCGACCGCGCGCGCATGGAAATCGTCGGCGACACCGCGCGCACCCTGGGCGTGGCCTTGTCGAACGTGAAGGCGGTGATTCCCGATCTGACCATCCATGACAGCGTGCTTGACATCGACGGCACGGCGGCCGGCCCGATGCAGGACTTCCTCAAATATATGGCGGCCAGCCCGGTACTCGAATGGATCGGCCATTTCACTGACGAGACCACGGCCGGCGGCAACGCCAAACTGGCGCTGAAGCTGCACCTGCCGCTCAACCACATCATCGAGAGCAAGGTGCTGGGCAGCCTGCAATTGCAGGGCAACGATGTGGTGCTGTGGAACGATATGCCGCCGGTGCAGCAAACCACGGGCAAGATCGAGTTCAATGAAAAAGGCGTCAACCTGAACAACCTGGCCGGCACGCTGCTGGGCGGGCCGGTGGCCATCAATGGCGGCAGCCAGCGCGACGGCGCCATTGTCGTCAAGCTGGGCGGCAATATGACGGCCGAGGGCTTGCGCAAGGCCTATCCGATGCCGCTGGTGCAGCGCTTGACCGGCCACGTCAATGGCGGCGCGCGCTACAGCGGCCTGATCTCGGTGCGCGACCACCAGTACCAGGTCAGCCTGGAATCGCCGCTCAACGGCCTCGGCCTGGACTTGCCGGCGCCGCTGAAGAAAGCGCCGGCCGACAGCCTGCCGCTGCGTTTCGTGCTCAGCGGCAGCGCCGCCAACGAGGCCGGCCTGGCGCGCGACGAAATCCGCCTGGGCCTGGGCGGCGGCATCAGCGCGCGCTACCAGCGCCAGCGCCAGGGCAAGGCGCCGTGGAAGATGGTGCGCGGCGGCATCGGCGTGAATGTGCCGGCGCCCGAGCCGGACAGCGGGCTGGCGCTCAACGTCAGCCTGAAGGCGCTCGACGTCGACCAGTGGCTGGACCTGGGTGGCGAAATCGGCGGCAAGGGCGAGGCCGGCAAGGAGGCCGACGGTCCCGAGCTGGGCCAGTACGTGGTGCCCGACAGCGTGGCGGCGCGCGCCGGCGAATTGATCCTGGGCGAACGCAAGCTCGACGAGGTGGTGCTGGGCGCCTCGCGCCAGAAGGGCGTGTGGCAGGCCAGCGTCGATGCGCGCCAGGTGTCGGGCTATGTGACCTGGAGCGAGGCGGCCAGCGGCAGCGGCGTGGGCAAGGTCACGGCGCGCCTGTCCTCATTGATCATTCCCGAATCGGCGGCCAACGACGTCAAGGATTTGCTGGAGAGTTCGAGCAGCTCGCCCTCGATCCCGGCGCTCGACATCGTGGCCGAGCGTTTCGAGCTGTTCAACAAGCCGCTGGGCAAGCTCGAGCTGCAAGCGTATAACGCCCTGATCACCTCGGCGCGCGAATGGCGCGTCAGCAAGCTGGCGCTGAGCAATGCCGACGGTGAACTGACGGGTACAGGCCGCTGGCTCAGCAAGGATGGCCAGCACAATAGCGCGCTCAACTTCAATCTCGATATCCATAACGCGGGCAAGCTGCTGGAACGCTTCGGCTTTGCCGATACCCTGCGCAACGGCAAGGGCAAGCTGAATGGCGAGATCAGCTGGAAGGGCCTGCCCTACGATTTCGATATCCCGAGCCTGTCCGGCACCATCAGCATGAATGTGGAAAAGGGCCAGTTCCTCAAGCAGGACCCGGGTGCGGCCAAGCTCCTGGGGGTGCTCAGCCTGCAAGCGCTGCCGCGCCTGCTCAAGCTCGATTTCAACGATGTCTTCTCGGAAGGCCTGGCCTTCGACGGCATCCGCGCCAACGCCAGCATCAGCCGCGGCATCGTGCGCACCGAGAACTTGAAAATGCACGGGGTCGCCGCTACTGTACTGATGGAGGGCACGGCCGATATCGCCAATGAAACGACCAATCTGCATGTGGTGGTGATCCCCGAGGTCAACCTCGGCACAGCGCCGCTGGTGTATGCGCTGGCCGTCAACCCGGTGATCGGCCTGGGCGGCTTCCTGGCCCAGCTCTTCCTGAGCCAGCCGGTGATGAAGGCGCTGACCTACCATATGCAAGTGACGGGGCCGTGGAAGGCGCCCGTGGTGACCAAACTCGACGGCGCGAAGCAGGAGGGCGCCCCCCAACGCAAACCACAAGGATGA